The DNA region ACGCGGCGCCCTTTGACTCAACGGTCGCCTTGAGGCGTTTGACGGCCTCATTGATCGCCAAGCCCCAGTTGGTTGTTTCCAACACGCCGGATTCGTTTTTGATTTCAGGATTACGGCGGCGCTCGCCGCTATTGAACTGGTCGAAGCCAAAGCGCCCCATATCGCATAACCAGCGATGGTTCACGTCTTCATTGGGGCGCGGGGTGATGCGTAGCACTTCGCGGGTGCGGTTGCGGTGCTGCATGTTAATGTTGCAACCCACCGAACACATGGAGCACACCGAAGGCGCGTCTTTGAGTTCCCACACGCGAACGCGAAAGCGGGTGACCTTGCTGGTCAATGCGCCGACGGGGCATAAATCGGTAATGTTTCCGGTAAAATCGCCTTGCAGCGGCTTTTCTTTGAAGGTTGAGATATACGACTTGTTGCCGCGCTGAACCACAGCCAGTTCGGCGTTGCCGCCCTTTTCATCCAAAAAGCGTACGCAGCGGCTGCACAAGACGCAACGGTTGCGCTCGAGATCAATGAAAGGGCCAATGTCAGGCTTGGGGAACGTGCGCCGCTGAAAACGGAAGCGGGTTTCATGAAAGCCGTGGTTGCGGCTGTATTCCTGCAATTTACACTCGCCGCCCTGGTCGCACACCGGACAATCGAGCGGATGCTGCACCAGCAGAAATTCCATCTGCATCTTGCGGGCGTCGAGAACTTTTTCGCTTTGGGTAAACACCACCTGCCCGTCTTGAGCGGGCGCGTTGCAAGAGGGCTGCAACTTGGGTACTTTTTCGATTTCAACCAAACACAAACGGCAACTGGCGACCACCGATAAATCGGGGTCGTAACAGTAATGCGGAATAAAAATGTCCGCCTGACGGGCCGCCTCGATCAGGCTCGTCCCTTTGGGGACGGTGATCTCGCGTCCGTCTATGGTCAACGTAACCGTTTGTCCGTTAATATCCGACATACAATTTCCTCAGCGTCATCCGCCGCTTAGCCCGCCAATGCGACGGAAGCGTCGGGCTTTTCGCCAAACTTGCCCTTGCGGATTTTCTCTTCAAATTCTTCACGGAACTGCTTAATAAACGCGCGTACCGGCCACACCGCCGCCACCCATAACGGGCAGATCGAAGTGAATTCCGACCGGAAAATATCATGCAACAGGTCGAGATCGTCAGGATGGCCTTCGCCCTTCATCATCGCGTCTAAAATCTGCACAAACCAGCGGGTGCCTTCGCGGCAGGGCGTACATTGCCCGCACGACTCGTGCTCATAAAATTTCGCTAACAACAGCGCCATCTCAACCATATCGACGGTCTCGTCCATGACGATAATGGCGCCGGAACCCAGCGACGAACCCGCTTGGTGAATATCTTCAAACGTGAGTTTGACGTCGAGTTCTTCATCGCGCATCACCGGCATCGACGACCCGCCGGGAATCACGCCTTTGATCTTCTTACCGCCGGGGATGCCGCCGCCAAAGTCCATAATAAACTCACGCAGCGTCATCTCGCCCAACACCACTTCATAGACGCCGGGTTTGTTGACGTGACCGCTGATGCACAGCAATTTGGTGCCTGTGCTTTTCGCGGTACCCATCGACTTAAACCACTCGCCGCCTTTTTCCACGATGACGGGGACCGCTGCGAGGGTTTCGACGTTATTAATAATGGTTGGGGAATCATAAAGCCCTGAGATGGCCGGGAACGGCGGCTTGTTGCGCGGGTAACCCTTTTGGCCTTCGAGCGAGGTCAAAAGCCCGGTTTCTTCACCGCAAATATAAGCCCCGGCGCCGCGATAGACTTCGATATCGCAATCAAAGCCGCTTCCGAAGATGTTCTCGCCGATCAGCCCCTCGCGGCGGGCGTCTTCAATCGCCATCGAGAGAATCTGTGCGCCGCGATGAAACTCGCCGCGTATATAAATATAGGCTTTGTGGGAACCAATCGCGTAACAGGCGATCAGGATGCCCTCAAGCAGAACATGCGGATTTTCGTCAATAATAACGCGGTCTTTGCAGGTGCCCGGTTCGCTCTCGTCCGCGTTGCAAGCGAGATAAACGGGCTTGTTGGAATTTTTAGGGATAAACGACCATTTCATGCCCGTGGGGAACGCCGCCCCGCCCCGCCCTTGCAGGCCGGAGGTTTTGACTTCTTCGGTCACTTGCTCGGGGGACAGCTCTTTCAGCGCTTTTTCGAGCGATTTATACCCACCCGTACCGCGATAGCCGTTGACCGTCAGCAGATCGGGCGTTCCTAAATGTTCGAGAAGGACACGGGTTTCTTGAGCCATAGTTTACCAAATCACTCAATATAGTTATTTTTTCTGCCAAGCCGTCCGGTGATTGTAACTTTTCAATCGAAACAAACAAGCAATAAGAGTTGCGATGATTGCCTGCTTGCCCGCCAGCCTTATTCTCTATTCAAGCGAATTAATGATCTCAGTCACTCGCTCGGGTGAAACGCTCTGGTATTCCTTGCCGTTGACATGCAGGCACGGCGCCCACGAACAGGACGCCAGGCATTCAACGGTTTGCAGCGAAAACTTACCGTCTTCGGTGAGTTCGCCGCTGTGAATGCCCAACTGGCTTTCACATTGCTTGAGGACGTTTTGAGCGCCGACCAGATGACAGGAGATGTTCGTGCAGACTTCGATGTGGTACTTCCCTTGCGGCTTGAGCGGAAACATGGTGTAGAAACTGGCGACGCCCTCCACCCATGCGGGCGAGGTGTTCAATATTTCCGATATCTCGACCATGGCGTCTTCTGAAACGTATCCATATACGTCCCACGCCAGATAGAGCAGCGGAATCGAAGCGGTTTTCCGTTGGGGAAACCGCCTGAGAATGTCGTCAACTTTTTCGGGGCATTGCTCGCGCATGCTCGTCATCGCGCTATCGCCTCATAGCTATAATATTCGTCTGCCAAGAGTTAAGCAGACGAAAAGGGGGTTTCCAGGCTGCGAGAAGAACTCACGCGTCCTGATCCGCCCGACTATCCAGGTTCAACAAAATTGGGCATACGCCCGTCAATGAAAAAGCAAAGATGCGATAAAAAAGTATCTTACCGAACCATCCCCAGATAGGAAGGGACAGACGCCTATCTTCAACTTTTGAATTCTACTTTTTAGTATGATACAGTGGCGAAAGTTATTTTTGATTTTATATTCCGATTGAAATGGGTTTATACATGAACATTCCTGATTATCAGACTTGTTTATTACCAGTATTGCAAGCATGTTCAGAGCAGCAAGAACACTCTATCAAAGAAATCCACGATCAAGTTGCAAGTCACTTCAACCTCTCTAATGAAGAATTAAGTGAAATGTTGCCTAGCGGAAACCAATCTGTATTCAACAATCGCATTGGATGGGCTAGGACATATCTGAAAAAAGCTGGCTTACTTATTTCACCCTCTCGTGGAATTTTCAAAATCACAGACAGAGGCATCAAAGTTTTAAATGAAAAGCCGACCAAAATTGACGCGAAATTCTTAATGCAATTCCCTGAATTCGCTAAATTCCAAAAGCCAAAGCCCGATAATGGAACACCGCCCCCACCGCCTATTGATCAAACTCCTCAAGAAATTATTGAAAATGAATATCAAAATTTAAAAAAAGAACTCGCAAGCGAAGTTCTAGAAAAACTAAAAGAGATTGATCCATATCGCTTTGAGAAAATCGTCGTTGAATTACTGGTTAAAATGGGATACGGCGGGACGATTAAAGATGCGGGGAAAGTATTAAAAAAATCAGGCGACGATGGCATTGACGGGATCATAAAAGAAGACCGGCTTGGTTTAGACGCGATTTATGTTCAAGCCAAACGCTGGGGACATACCAATGTCGTCACTCAACCAGAGATCCAAAAATTTGCGGGCGCATTAGATATGAAACACGCAAGCAAAGGCATTTTCATTACGACATCCTCCTTTTCATCGGGCGCTTCCGCTTGCGTGGAGAAGTTCAAAAGCAAGATCGTATTAATTGACGGCGAAGAATTGGCTGAATACATGATTGACTTTAACTTAGGCGTTTCGGTAGAATCGACATTCGAAATCAAAAAAGTCGATACGGATTATTTTACGGAAGAGTAAATCGACAGTCGAGTCCCTTCTCCCTCTGGGAGAAGGTTAGGATGAGGGGGCGGCCTCGCCGCCTATTGAAAACCTCAATGAATAAAAACCCTCACCCCAGCCCTCTCCCAGAGGGAGAGGGAGACTACGTTCACGTTTCACTGGAGCCGCGCCATGTTCAATAAAATCTCGATCTTGCTTCTGATTTCATGTTTCGCCTTGCTGCTGCCCGCCCAGGCGCAGCGCATCCCCGTCATTTTAGACACTGACATCGGCGACGATATTGACGACACCTGGGCGCTGGGGATGATTCTCGCCAGCCCTGAACTCGACCTCAAACTGGTGGTCACCGATTTCGGCGATACCACCGGAAAAGCCAAGATCGCCGCGAAGTTTTTAGAATCCGTCGGTCGCGGCGACATCCCCATCGGCGTCGGCGTCAAAACCAGCGACAAGGCAGGCCGCCAAATCGCCTGGGCAGAAGACTATGACCTCGCGGCCTACCCCGGCGGCGTCATTCAAGATGGAATCGGCGCCATCATTGACACAGTGGCTTCAACAACAGACACGGTCACGATGATCGTCATCGGCCCCTGTCCAAACATTCCAAAGTTGCTGCAACGCGCCCCCGCCATCGTCAATCATGTACGGGTGGTCGCCATGAGCGGCAGCATCGACCGGGGCTACGAAGGCTCTTACGCCCCCGACGCGGAATATAACGTACGCGCCGACATCGCCGCCGCCCAGGCGCTTTACCGCGCCGGGTGGGACCTCACCATCACACCGCTCGATACCTGCGGCGCCGTGCGGCTGCGCGGGATCGGCTATCAAGACATGCTGCGCATGGCCAATTCGACGCCGAGAAACCAATTGGTCAATACCATCCAAGAGGCCTATCAAGCCTGGGCCAAAGCGGGCAACGCCCGGCTCGATACACAGGTCGCCTCGAGCGTTTTGTATGATACCGTGGCGGTCTACCTCGCCTTTGACCAGTCAAAATGCGAGATCGAAGACCTCAAACTCAAAGTCGACCATCGGGGCTACACCGTGCGCGACCCCAACGGAAAGACCATCCACACCGCGATGCGTTGGGCGGTCCCGCTCAACGAGCCTGACGAAGGGTTCCATCAAATGTTGTTTGACCGCTACATGTCCAACATCTTCATTCCGCCCGACGAAGAATACGATCCCTTCGCCGTGTTGAAAGAAGAAATCAAGAGAAAATAGGTCTACACCAGAAATATCAGAGAGCCATATTCACCACTGAAAGGAAACACCATGTACGCCCGATTCAACGTCACTCTCAGCCTTATCGCTTTTATCTGCGCCTTCGCTGTCTCCAGCCAGTCGCAAACCTGGCAACCGCTGTTTGACGGCGCAACCCTCAACGGTTGGACCGCCGCCGAGAACCCGGCGTCATTTCGGGTAGAAGACGGCGCCATCGTCTGCAACGGCCCCCGCGCCCACTTGTTCTATACCGGCGACGTCGAAAACGCCGACTTTACCAATTTTGAACTGCGCCTCGAATGGAAAACCGAAACCGGCGCGAATTCCGGCGTATTTTTTCACACCGCGTTTCAAGACAAAGGCTGGCCCGCACAAGGCTACGAGGCGCAGGTCAACAACACTCATCGCGGCTCAGGCGAATATATTGAGCGAAAAAAAACCGGCAGTCTCTATTCGGTGCGCAACCAATACCTGCAAATCGCCAACGACTATGAGTGGAACACCATGCGCATTGTGGTGAGAGGCAAGCGCATCCAGATGTTTGTTAATGATGAAAAAACCGTCGATTACACCGAACCCGCCCAACCCGGGCGCAGCGAAAATCGTGAAGCCCGCCTACTCAGCCACGGGACCTTCGCGCTGCAATGTCACGATCCCGAAAGCAAAGCCTACTTCCGCCGTATCGTCGTCAAGCCGTTGGCGAAACCCATCGGCGGCTCGCCAACCGCCCCGTTAGACGAAATCGACATGCAAATCGTCCAGTTGCATAACGCGAACTTCCCTGTGGTTGACTATCACGTCCACCTCAAAGGCGGTTTGACCTTGCAGGAAGCGCTCGAAAATTCGTTCCGGGTTGGGATCAATTACGGCATCGCGGTCAATTGCGGGCTTGGCTTCCCCGTGCAGGATGACGCAGGCGCGTTGGCGTTTTTATCCCAGTTCAAACACCAGCCCGCTTTCACCGCCATCCAAGCCGAAGGCCGCGAATGGACGACGCTGGTCTCGCCCGAAACCGTCGCGCAATTTGACTACGTGTTTTCAGACGCACTCACCTGGACCGACCACAAAGGCCGCCGCATGCGCCTATGGATGCCCGACGAAGTCTTCGTCGATGACGAACAGCAATTCATGGACATGTACGTCGACCGCATCGTCGAGATCATCTCATCGGAACCGATTGACATCTTCGTTAACCCCACCTTCCTGCCCGAAGTAATCGCCGCCAAGTACGACGCGCTCTGGACGCCCGCGCGTATGCAACGCGTGATTGACGCAGCGGTGAAACACGGCGTCGCCATCGAAATCAACGCCCGTTTCAAAATCCCCAGCGCGGCCTTTATCAAACAAGCCAAACAATCGGGCTGTACATTTTCGTTTGGAACCAACAACGGCGACGCGGAATTAGGCCGCATGGAATATTGCTTGAAAATAGTTAACGAATGCAAACTGGTTGCAGAAGATATGTTTGAACCGAAACCCGACGGTCAAAAGCCGATTCAAGTCAAAGGCTTCAAAAAATAGAAGGAATGATCAGTACGCTCATGCCCGGCCAGGGTACGCCTCTCTTCGCTTCAGTGCGGGCTATCAGGCCCTATGCACAGGCGCTCACAGAGACGCCCCCTGGCCGGACGCGGCATACGAGAGGCCTCATCTGCGCCTCATTTCACAAGCAAGGCGAATATCCTAGCCCCCTTTTTTAAGGGGGGACGTCCGCTCCGACGGACAGGGTGGATACCAAAAAGATATTAAGTGGATTCCATCGGCGTCCCATAGCCAGAGCAAGGCGCCGCCGCTTGAATATTCGCAATGAAAACACATACGCGCCGTAAGGTTTTTTACTTGCGGCGCGTTCTTCTTTTTAAGCGCATTTTTGAAATAACGCCGGGGCATTCTTGTCGGTTTATGCAGGCAATGCTAATTTGTATGGATACTTGAGGCGATACTCTTATGAAAACCAGTCGTAAACCGTCAAAATTTTTCAACCGCGAGATCAGTTGGGTCGATTTCAACGAACGCGTTCTGCACGAAGCGCTCGACAGCCGAACCCCCACGCTGGAACGCTTGAAATTTATCGCAATTTTTTCTTCCAACCTCGATGAATTCTTCATGAAGCGCATCGGTGGATTAAAACGTCAGCTCTCCGCCGGCATCACCAAGCGCTCGCCTGACGGCCTCACGCCCCATGACCAACTCGACATTTTACGCGAACGCACCATCGACCAGGTCTGCCGTCAACGTGAATGCCTTTTGAATGATATTTTGCCGTCGCTTGAAAAACATGGCGTCAAGATTCTGCGTTTTGACCAGCTCACAAGCCAACAAAAGCGCAAAGTCAATCACGAATATAAAAAATCCATCTTCCCCATCCTGATTCCATTGGGCGTCGGGCCGGGGCAGCCGTTTCCATTCATCAGCAACATGAGCTTATCCATCGCGGTGCGGCTGCGGCCTCCAGGAAGCCAGGAAGTCGGTTTCGCCCGCGTAAAAATCCCCACCAACCGTCCGCGTTGGCTGCCGACAGGCGTCCCCAATGTGTTCGTGCCGATTGAAGAAGTGATCGCGGCCAATTTGGCGGGCCTGTTCCCCGGCGTCAAAATCATTGAGCAGTGCTCGTTTCGCGTCACCCGCAGCGTCGACATCGACCGCAAAGAAGACGAGGCCGATGACCTTCTTGAGTTGATCGAAGAAGAATTGATGCACCGGGAGTTCGCCCAGGCGGTGCGGCTTGAGCTCGACCGCTCCTGCTCGCCCGCGATGCAGCGCATTCTCACGGAGCACATGAAATTACAACCCGACGACGTCTACGTCGTTGACGGGCCGCTCAGCCTGCGCGACCTGATGGCGTTGGGAAAACTCGATTACCCGGAACTGAAAGACCCCGCGTGGAAAGGGCCGACCCACCCCGCGATTTTACGCAATGACCTCAGCGACGAACCGCGTTCTTTTTTCTCGCTGATTCGTGAACGCGACATCATGGTCCATCACCCCTATGAGTCGTTCAACACCAGCGTATTGCGCTTTTTAGAAGAAGCCAGCAACGATAAGCGCGTGTTGGCCATTAAGCAGACCCTCTACCGCACCGCTGACGACTCGCCCATCATCAAGGCGCTCAAACGCGCCGCCGCCAATGGAAAACAGGTAGCGGTGTTAATCGAAATCAAGGCGCGTTTTGATGAAGCGGCCAACATCCAGTGGGTGCGCACCCTCGAAGACGCCGGCGTACACGTCACCTATGGCTTCGTCGGGCTGAAAACGCACACCAAGACGCTATTGGTCGTGCGCGAAGAAGCCGATTGCATGAGGCGCTACGTCCACATCGGCACCGGAAACTACCACCCCGGCACCGCCAACCTCTACACCGACTACAGCCTGCTCAGCTGCCGCGATGAACTCGGCGAAGATATTTCCGACCTGTTCAACACTCTCACCGGATATTCAAGGCAAACCGAATACCGCAAATTATTGATCGCGCCGGCCAACATGCGCAAAAAATTCGAGCGCATGATCCAGCGTGAAATGAACCACGCAAAAAAAGGCAAACCCGCCCGCATCATCGCCAAGATGAATTCACTCGAAGACATCCAAATGATCGAGTGGATGTACAAAGCCTCCAAAGCAGGCGTTAAAATCGACCTGCTGGTGCGCGGCATCTGCTGTCTCAAGCCCGGCGTCGAAGGCCTCAGCGAAAACATTCGCGTCATCAGCGTTATCGGGCGTTTTCTTGAGCATTCGCGGGTTTTCTATTTCCAAAACGGCGGTAAAGAAGAAGTCTACATTGGCTCAGCAGACTGGATGCGCCGCAACCTCGACTTCCGCTATGAAGCGATTGCGCCGATCGAAGACGCCGAACTCAAAAAGGAATTGCTGGACACTCTCGAGCTGTTTTGGAAAGACAACCGCAAATGCTGGGACCTGCATCCCGACGGGACCTACACCCAGCGCACTCCCGGCAACGAGAAAGAACTCTGCACTCACACCATCTTAATGGAACGCGTACTCGCAAACAGCAAATTATCCTAAGAGCGTCAGACAAAATACTGTGCGTTAAGCGCGCCCGTAGCCTGCCTAGCAATGACGCCGACGATGTTTTTGTATCAAAAAAGCGCGTGGTTTAAAAACAGAAACGGGCGGTCATAAGACCGCCCGTTGCGTATTTCGTATTTCTTACATAAAAAGTTCCAGCAGAAATCACTGAGTATCAGTGCGCCCGAAGGGCCCAGCGATAGATTCAGATCACATAATAATTCGGCAAACGAACTTTCATGTCACATTAAAACTTGTATGTCAGTTGTGCGCCGACGGTGAAGTCGACTTCGTCAAAGAAGCGAATCATGCCCGCGACGTCGGTCACGAAATTTTCGTTCCATTCATAACCAAAACCGCTAGAGACATGGGCGCCGTCGATTCCATCAACCAAGGCCGCCGTGGCGGCATCGTTGGTTTCGTAATCATAGTCGGTATAGCCAGCGCCGCCGCGAAGTTTCAAGCATTCGTTCCAGGCGTATTCCGCGCCTGCGCGGACGGACAACGCTTCGATGGATTCTTCAAACCCAATCGAAGGAAACGCGGGAATCAGGCTATTGCTGATGTCGCCTTCGGTGTCCATGTCTTCATAGGCGAGGTCGAGGGCCAACAGCAAGTCGCTGGTCGCCATCCAGGCCAAACCGCCCTGAACGCCCCACGATTCGCGGTCGCCGTCGAAGTTCGCGCCGCTGACCGCGCTCGATTCTGCGTCGCCGTGGCCATAGGTTCCCATCAGGCCAAGGTCAAGCACATCCGAGGCGGCGAACAACACGCCGAAGCGGTGCAAAAACGCAACGTCCATATCGCCATCATAGCCGCTGGCTTCAACGCTATCGTTGATGTAGCCAATGCCATAGCCGATGGAGAAGGCGTCTGTAACGTCATACGCCAAACTGATTGGAACATAGAAGTTTTCTGTTTCGCGATTGGAGGCGTCATCGGCGTCGCCAAAGGTCGGCACAAAACCCCAACCCATGCTGAACGCATCGGTGATCGGATACGCGCCCATCAACAATCCGCCGTAGTTGTCTTCATCCACGCCGTCTAATGTTGATAGATCGTCGCCGGAAATTTGACCAAACTGCAAACCGCCGGTCATAAAACTGTCCGTCAGCGGCCCAAGCCCGGCGGGGTTGCCGAGGATGGAAGCCGAATCGCCTTTAATGGCGACAAACGCGCCGCCCATGCCCATCGTACGGGCAGTCATGTGAATGGGGAAATAACGGTTCACCGTATGACGAATGAAATAACTTTCTGCGTCATCAGCGAAAGCGGTTGGCTGCTGAAACGCCGCTGCTGCGACGAGAGCCAAACTAAGAACTACACGACCTGCATATTTCATCTCTTTGTGTCTCCTTATCAATTAGACGCAACTGTTACTGATTGCTGAAATCAATGGTGATCGCATGTACTTGCGGAATCGGTGGGAACCCGCTGGCGAAGGTGTAGCCGCCGACAATTCCCGTGTTGCCGCCAAGCAATCCAAAATTAAGCGACTCGATTGTTGTCCCGGTTTTGGTGTACGCGATGGCGTCGGGAGCCATCACATTCAATGTGATTTTCTTGGTATTAAACAACTGTGGGCTGCTTAAGTCTTCAGCGACCACCTTGCCGCCTTCGATCGCAATACGAAGTTGTCTCATGGCAACCTGACCGGTCATATTGTTAATGAATTGCGCGTTCCATGTCCCCAAAAACACGTCATAGATGCCAGGCGCAACAATCGAAGGCCCGCTCGGCGTTGGCGTTGCGACGGGTGATTCGGGCGTTGCGGTCGGCGATTCCGGTACGACGGTTGGTGTAGCCGGAACGGGCGTGGGTGGAACCGGAGTCGATGTCGGTGGAACCGGCGTTGCAGTCGGCGCCCCTGGAACCGGCGTATTGATTGGCGATTCAGGCGTCGCGGTTGGCGCCACAGGCGTTGCGGTTGGAGCCAGCGGCGTTGAAGTCGGCGCAATTGGCGTCGCGGTCGGCGCGCCCGGCGTAGCCGTAGGCGGAAGCGGCGTCGAAGTTGCAACCGGCGCTTGGGTCGCGGTCGCCGTCGGCGTATTGGTCGGCACTGGAGCAACGTCATCCGGCAGGTTTTCGACTGTACCCGGCTGAACATCGGAGATGATTCCCGCAACGGTCACGCCTTTTGGCAATGGCGTCTGCGTTTCAAACACTTCGGCGTCGCCGGTTGAATAAATCATTCCAGTTGAATCAATCAGATATAAACCGAGCCCGGTTGGCGTGAATGAGAAATCAACAATTTTCACGCCGTCTTCAAGAGCGAGTTCCGTCGCGGGAACATCGCCGAATGTGAAGATGGAACCGCCGGAAGTCAACACAGCGTATCCCGTCCCATCCGGGGAAATTTTCAATGAAACCGCATTCTTGGTTTTAACGTCCGGTAATACGGGAACAGACCCGTTCGACGAAATTTGACCATAGCGGTTGAGCGAATAATACCCCAACACGTCGCCAGCTGCGTCTAACGCTAATTCAAGCGAACGCGCAATGGTCAGCGGATTAAACGGCGTCCCGTAAAACTGAGCGCCTAAAAATTCCGCATCGCCCAACGGGTGAACGCCGCCGTATTGGTCGAGAAGATAGCCGCCCATCCCGTCCGGGTTCAAAACAAAATCTTTCATGATCGGCATCGAAAAATCCATGCCTTCAAACGGCGCATCAACGCCGATTCCGATGACTTCACCATAGGCAGTCACCACCAAACGGCCGCCGCCATACGAGACGGTGGCTAAAGCGCCCTTGATGGGGTCGCCCACAACAACTTCGTCTCCTGGCGAATACACGGTTCCATCACTGAGCAAAATTTGAATATCTTGCGCAGTCGCTCCGATAACGGAGAATACGAGTGCAATTGCTAAAACGGCATGAAAACAGACCCTCAACATACTTTGTCCCTCCTGGGTTTTGTGTAACCTGCAATATTTAATAAGATTTATAGAATATGTCAATAAAGATTATCAATATTCTTGTTAATATAACTCTTTGTATCGCAAGCACATAGTAAACTAGAACAACATTTGGCGTTTATAAATCGCTTCCATGTCTCTACGCCAATATTCCTGCTTAAAAAAGCGGGTAAACTATAAAAACATGGTCTATCCACACTGGAGAATTATACAAATCGGCTCACTCAGCCGCAACCCATACTGGGGCGAAGATTCGGCCAAGCGAAAGCCGCTATGCACAATTACCCTGCTCGAAACCGCTGACAATATCATCTTGATTGACCCGGGGTTCGAGTCGCCAGAATGTACGCGCACTCTATTGAACCGCCGCAGCGGATTGCTGCCGGAGCAAATCGACGCCGTCTTGCTGACGCACTTTCACCCGACCCATTATCAAGAGTTACGGGCGTTCCCCAACGCGACCTGGCTGATGCCGCGACTCGAAATCCGCGCCGCGCTCAACGCGCCCCATCCGGCGCCGTTTGTAGAGCAAATTGAACCCTTTGAAGACCATTCGCTGCCAGGCGTCGAGTTGTTGCCTGCGCCGGGGCATACCCACGGTTCGAGCGCCTATTTGTTTGAAACCCGCGACGGCGCTGTTGCGGTAGCGGGCGACGCCATCCTCACCTTCGACCACTTCGAAAACCGCGACCCGGGCGACGGCTGCGAAGGCCGCCCCGAGGCGCGCAACTCCATCGACCAGATCGCCAAGGTAGCAGACGTCATCGTTCCAGGGCACGATAATTATTTCATCTTATGAGTAAGGACGCA from Candidatus Hinthialibacter antarcticus includes:
- a CDS encoding MBL fold metallo-hydrolase, with the protein product MVYPHWRIIQIGSLSRNPYWGEDSAKRKPLCTITLLETADNIILIDPGFESPECTRTLLNRRSGLLPEQIDAVLLTHFHPTHYQELRAFPNATWLMPRLEIRAALNAPHPAPFVEQIEPFEDHSLPGVELLPAPGHTHGSSAYLFETRDGAVAVAGDAILTFDHFENRDPGDGCEGRPEARNSIDQIAKVADVIVPGHDNYFIL
- a CDS encoding restriction endonuclease, giving the protein MNIPDYQTCLLPVLQACSEQQEHSIKEIHDQVASHFNLSNEELSEMLPSGNQSVFNNRIGWARTYLKKAGLLISPSRGIFKITDRGIKVLNEKPTKIDAKFLMQFPEFAKFQKPKPDNGTPPPPPIDQTPQEIIENEYQNLKKELASEVLEKLKEIDPYRFEKIVVELLVKMGYGGTIKDAGKVLKKSGDDGIDGIIKEDRLGLDAIYVQAKRWGHTNVVTQPEIQKFAGALDMKHASKGIFITTSSFSSGASACVEKFKSKIVLIDGEELAEYMIDFNLGVSVESTFEIKKVDTDYFTEE
- a CDS encoding nucleoside hydrolase, giving the protein MFNKISILLLISCFALLLPAQAQRIPVILDTDIGDDIDDTWALGMILASPELDLKLVVTDFGDTTGKAKIAAKFLESVGRGDIPIGVGVKTSDKAGRQIAWAEDYDLAAYPGGVIQDGIGAIIDTVASTTDTVTMIVIGPCPNIPKLLQRAPAIVNHVRVVAMSGSIDRGYEGSYAPDAEYNVRADIAAAQALYRAGWDLTITPLDTCGAVRLRGIGYQDMLRMANSTPRNQLVNTIQEAYQAWAKAGNARLDTQVASSVLYDTVAVYLAFDQSKCEIEDLKLKVDHRGYTVRDPNGKTIHTAMRWAVPLNEPDEGFHQMLFDRYMSNIFIPPDEEYDPFAVLKEEIKRK
- a CDS encoding NAD(P)H-dependent oxidoreductase subunit E, with protein sequence MTSMREQCPEKVDDILRRFPQRKTASIPLLYLAWDVYGYVSEDAMVEISEILNTSPAWVEGVASFYTMFPLKPQGKYHIEVCTNISCHLVGAQNVLKQCESQLGIHSGELTEDGKFSLQTVECLASCSWAPCLHVNGKEYQSVSPERVTEIINSLE
- the nuoF gene encoding NADH-quinone oxidoreductase subunit NuoF, which encodes MAQETRVLLEHLGTPDLLTVNGYRGTGGYKSLEKALKELSPEQVTEEVKTSGLQGRGGAAFPTGMKWSFIPKNSNKPVYLACNADESEPGTCKDRVIIDENPHVLLEGILIACYAIGSHKAYIYIRGEFHRGAQILSMAIEDARREGLIGENIFGSGFDCDIEVYRGAGAYICGEETGLLTSLEGQKGYPRNKPPFPAISGLYDSPTIINNVETLAAVPVIVEKGGEWFKSMGTAKSTGTKLLCISGHVNKPGVYEVVLGEMTLREFIMDFGGGIPGGKKIKGVIPGGSSMPVMRDEELDVKLTFEDIHQAGSSLGSGAIIVMDETVDMVEMALLLAKFYEHESCGQCTPCREGTRWFVQILDAMMKGEGHPDDLDLLHDIFRSEFTSICPLWVAAVWPVRAFIKQFREEFEEKIRKGKFGEKPDASVALAG
- the ppk1 gene encoding polyphosphate kinase 1, with translation MKTSRKPSKFFNREISWVDFNERVLHEALDSRTPTLERLKFIAIFSSNLDEFFMKRIGGLKRQLSAGITKRSPDGLTPHDQLDILRERTIDQVCRQRECLLNDILPSLEKHGVKILRFDQLTSQQKRKVNHEYKKSIFPILIPLGVGPGQPFPFISNMSLSIAVRLRPPGSQEVGFARVKIPTNRPRWLPTGVPNVFVPIEEVIAANLAGLFPGVKIIEQCSFRVTRSVDIDRKEDEADDLLELIEEELMHREFAQAVRLELDRSCSPAMQRILTEHMKLQPDDVYVVDGPLSLRDLMALGKLDYPELKDPAWKGPTHPAILRNDLSDEPRSFFSLIRERDIMVHHPYESFNTSVLRFLEEASNDKRVLAIKQTLYRTADDSPIIKALKRAAANGKQVAVLIEIKARFDEAANIQWVRTLEDAGVHVTYGFVGLKTHTKTLLVVREEADCMRRYVHIGTGNYHPGTANLYTDYSLLSCRDELGEDISDLFNTLTGYSRQTEYRKLLIAPANMRKKFERMIQREMNHAKKGKPARIIAKMNSLEDIQMIEWMYKASKAGVKIDLLVRGICCLKPGVEGLSENIRVISVIGRFLEHSRVFYFQNGGKEEVYIGSADWMRRNLDFRYEAIAPIEDAELKKELLDTLELFWKDNRKCWDLHPDGTYTQRTPGNEKELCTHTILMERVLANSKLS
- a CDS encoding DUF1080 domain-containing protein, which encodes MYARFNVTLSLIAFICAFAVSSQSQTWQPLFDGATLNGWTAAENPASFRVEDGAIVCNGPRAHLFYTGDVENADFTNFELRLEWKTETGANSGVFFHTAFQDKGWPAQGYEAQVNNTHRGSGEYIERKKTGSLYSVRNQYLQIANDYEWNTMRIVVRGKRIQMFVNDEKTVDYTEPAQPGRSENREARLLSHGTFALQCHDPESKAYFRRIVVKPLAKPIGGSPTAPLDEIDMQIVQLHNANFPVVDYHVHLKGGLTLQEALENSFRVGINYGIAVNCGLGFPVQDDAGALAFLSQFKHQPAFTAIQAEGREWTTLVSPETVAQFDYVFSDALTWTDHKGRRMRLWMPDEVFVDDEQQFMDMYVDRIVEIISSEPIDIFVNPTFLPEVIAAKYDALWTPARMQRVIDAAVKHGVAIEINARFKIPSAAFIKQAKQSGCTFSFGTNNGDAELGRMEYCLKIVNECKLVAEDMFEPKPDGQKPIQVKGFKK